The Gloeomargarita lithophora Alchichica-D10 genomic sequence GGGGATTCCGGTTTTATTTATCAGTGCCCTGGATGATGCCCAGGATAAGGTGCGGGCTTTTGAAACCGGGGGCGTGGACTACATTCCCAAGCCATTTCAGGCGGCGGAGGTGGTGGCACGGGTGGCAACCCATCTCCAAAATGCCCTGCTCCAAAAAATCCTGGAAGACCGGGGACGGGCGTTGGAAGAGCGGGAACAGCAGGTGCGGCAGTTGCGCCAACGGGTCAAACGCCTAGAGGAAGTGCTGGGTTATTACGGGTTAGACCCCACCTCGATTTAGCCCATGCGCTGGCCACTCCGCTGGGTCGTTACCATTCCTTTTGTAGTCGTGACTACGGTGGCGACGGGGTTGGTTGGTTATTTATCCTTCCGCAACGGCCAGCAGTCGGTACAGGTGGTGGCTCAGGGTTTGCAAACTGAGATTGCCGAACGGGTACAAGTGGAACTGGATAATTTTTTGGATTT encodes the following:
- a CDS encoding response regulator; translated protein: MLESEESLSRGTVLVVDDTLENLDVLDDLLTGHGYEVRRAIDGVMALRAVAAEPPDLILLDIMMPGMNGYEVCAKLKADSATWGIPVLFISALDDAQDKVRAFETGGVDYIPKPFQAAEVVARVATHLQNALLQKILEDRGRALEEREQQVRQLRQRVKRLEEVLGYYGLDPTSI